The following nucleotide sequence is from Vanrija pseudolonga chromosome 4, complete sequence.
CTCGGCCGGCAGGACAGGCATCTACCAGATCATGCACATCCTCATCAGCGACATGACGCCGCTCCAGTGGCGCgggctcgtgctcggcgcctactcgctcggcttcctcctcaACGGCTTTTTGGCGGGCTTCATCGCCTCGGGCATCGCGCTCTCCATGGGTACGGGcgacggctggcgctggggctTCGGCATGTTCTGTATCATCATCcccgtgtgtgtgtgcccCTCTATCGGCATCATGTTCTGGGGCCACGCGAGGGCCAaggcgcttggcgcgctctccctcgcgtcgtcgacatacgcacgccgccgcgtacTCGAGGGTGAGAACGCCGCACCCAAGCGCACGGCTTGGGAGATGACGGTGTACGTCTTCCATGCTGTCGAcgctgtcggcctcgcgctgtTTGGCTTCAGCTTTGCCCTGCTTCTCTCCCCGCCTACCCTCGAAAAGGTCGTCAAAAACGGGTACAAGAACCCAGCCCTCATCACCATGTACGCCATTGGCGGCGCTCTCTTCATCGCCTTCTGTATCTGGGAGTGGAAGTTTGCGCGGTACCCCATCTGCCCGAGGCGCCTGCTCAACCGTACCTTTGTCGCCTGCCTGTTCGTCGACACTCTCCACTTCTTCAGCAACTACATCACCGACGCGTACTACAACTCGTGGGTGTACATTGTCAAGCCGCCCTGGTCGGACCGCAACTATGCCTTCTTCAGCAACACGTACAGCACGTCCATGGTCGTGTTCGCCGTCATTACCGGTGTTGCCCTGCGCTTTACCCACAAGTACCGCTACATCCAGCTCTTTGGCATCGTCGTGCGCTGCAtcggcgagggcctcaaCTTCATGACGGCGTCCCCCTCGCACCAGGGCGATGGTAACTTTGTCGCGGCCAAGATCATcatcggtgccggcgccggcatcgTCGTGTGCACCACGGCCGTTGGTGCCCCCGCTTCTGTGCCCCACGCCGATCTGGCCATCGCCATGTCGATCCTGCACATGGTGGCACAGCTTGGTGGCtcggtcgccggcgccatctCCGCCACTGTCTGGAACACCAACGTGCCACGCAACCTGGCAAAGTACCTGCCCGACACGGACCAGGCGACGCGCGACAAGATCTTTGGCAACATTCGTCTTGCACGCCGAACAAAGCCCCATGACATGGTCGTCCGCGCATACTCGGAGGCCATCCGCCCTCTGCTCATCATCGCGATCTGCACGTCGgtcctcgccttcttcaTCTCCCTGTTCGGCAAGGAGATCTACCTTGACAAGTCGCACAATGACGTTGAGAGGCACAAAATCATCGCCATCCGCAAGAACACTGAGACGACGGACGCGGTCATCCAGCAGCAGGTCAAGGAGGCTGAAGAGCGGGCGGCTGCCCAGCTGCAGGAGAAGGGACGATGAGCAGTAGTAGCAAGAGATGCATACATTTAGAGTACACCCGTCCGTGTTGCTGCTTTCCGTGATGTTGTACAATGCCAAGACACCTCCCTCTACGACTTCTTCAAGACCTTGAAATCACCCTGGAGATATCGCTTGGATCCGTACAGCGCGAACGCCCCGGCAAAGGTGAGCGCGCCGCAGAACCCAATACTGATGGTGtacgcgtcggcgccggtctTGCCGAGGTGGTTGCGCGAGTAGTTGACGAGCAGGATAGCGAGGACCTGGCTGACGAGCGAGGGGACAGACAAGTCGACCCAGTAGAtggccagcgccgagccgaggtcCTGTAGCCCCACAATGCTGGTGAGGACCGGCGTGGCGGCTGAGTGGATCGTGCCGCCCGTCAAACCGTGCAGCAGGCCGAACAGGGCCATGAGGCCAAAGCTCCTCCCTGGCATCCAGATGGCGAGCGTGGCCACGCCGCAGATGAGGTAGCTCACAATGACCATGTTAACGCGGCCTCCCCGGTCGAGCGCGTATCCCCACACTGGTCGTCCGACAATCTGGCCGGCAGCGAGGATCGACAtgaccgcgccgccctgTTTCTGCGTCAGACCCAGGCCGTCGGTGCAGTACGAGGCGAGGGTGTAGATTGCGATAAAGTAAGCCATGACTAAGGGTGTCAGCACGGGGTACCGGAAGCGAGCGGGAGCGACCGGGCGCGCGCTCCGGCAGACTTCTACCAGCTACTGAAAGTCACTCACTGGTCAAAGCGCCCCAGACGAGGAACCACGCAAAGCCAAAGTTTGTCCACACGAGCGAGACATGGAAGCTGGCGCTCTTGGCCCCGACGGCCGTGTGGCGCCCCTTGATGAAGAAAgtggcgatgaggaggatgaccATAGTGATCACGCCGTTGATCACTAACGTGAGCTTCACGCCCACGCGCTGGAGGAGCAGCGGGGTCGTGTTGGCCCAgatgacgccgccgacgcccgagcCGGCCTGTGCGATGCCCTGCGCGAACGCGAGGCGCTTGTCGAACCagtgcgcgacgagcggctgggacgggacgaggagctggggtCAGAAGGAGTCCAAGACGGGGCCGACGTACCATGCCCAGCCCGATACCAAACACGATGCCCTGGCACGCGAGGAAGCCGCCAAAGGACTTTGCGACGCCCGCACAGCACtgtccgaggccgaccaTGACTGATCCTGGGGAGTTGGTCAGCATTGCGAGATTGCGAAGGAGACGACATACCGAAGTACATTGGCGCCTTGAAGCCGAACTTGCGCACGAAGAAGTTGGCCAAGGGCCCCATCGCGACCGCGATCGCGGCGGACAGGCCGCCGACCCACGCGTAGTCGAGCTGTGTGGCCGCGTAGTAGTTGTGCTGGAGGAAGTAGGACGAGTAGACGCCGTATGTGGTGTTCACGCCTGGGGTCGGTCAGCTGTGGACAGACGGCGACACTCACCCCAAGTACACGCGTTCACGCCCAGCacgcagaggacgacgacccagCCGTATCCTCCGTTCGGGAGCTCGATCTCGTCCGCCGCTTCGtcggtgcgcgcgccgccggcctcctcgtccgctGTCATCGTGGTGGGGTACTTCTCCTTCTCGTTCTCGTTGTTGTCGACAGACGAAGAGCCGGCATTTAATGTTGTTTGGtctggcgtcgaggtcgtgcccgagcccgagcgcgtgccgagctcgaggtcctcAGCGGAGGGCTTCCGCATTGtgtgcgcgtcgtgtcgtgcaCGGCGCAGCGTGCTACCTAACTGGAGATGCAAGAGATAAAGAGCACATGCAAAATTGCGAACACTAACGTCAAGAGCTATGGCGCGGTACTTTGCGGTGGACGCTCGTCTGATGACTCCTCCGCCAGGGCTCGGAGCAGCTGgcctggcgcggcggctggcggcttACGAGCGGCCTTGGGACCCACCGCCGGCCGGTCACTCCGGAGCCGCCGGGAGTGGGGTGGGTCACCTCCGAGTTTGGCTAGTCAGCCCCGCGTGCCGAGCATGCCGAGGGGGGCCGGTCGGCTCGTGCCACCCCTTAGGCGGTACTGCCTCTGTATTTCCCAGCACGAACTGAACGCACAGGGAGCGCTTCAACGCCGTGCAGGTAAGGAGTCGGCTGAGGCCGAGAGGGAACCGGCAGTGAGATTTTGTCAGTCACCGCCCGCCTTACTGGCCCCACTCTTGCCTGCCTCCACCACCCTCCCTGCCTCCACCCGCCAAGGATGTTGACACCCCAGGCACCTGCCATGAGTGGAGCTCCCCCGCTCGGCCGTACCAGCGGAATCCGGCATCCCGACTCCAGCTATCCGAGTGGTGCATTTGTCTATCCCAGTGTCCCTCCACAGTCTCCACCCCGCCTCCACTCTACAGTTGTGGCCACTTGACGTCCTTGGCAAAGTGGCACAGGGGCTCCGTCGGGGTGATGTTGTACAGCTTGGAGAACGGGTCCTCGAGCGGCTTTGCCGGGATATGCTCGAGGCCCTTTGCGATatccgcggcggcctcgacaccCCAGTACGTGCCGATCAACGCGAAcgtgaggtcgagcgcggcggtgacgcCCGAGCTGGACCacaccttgccgtcgacgacatagcgcgccggcgagatCCAGTTGGCCTTGCCCATGGCCTTGGTGCGCTGCCACGCGCTCTtgttcgtcgtcgccaccttGCCCTCCAGCAGGCCAGCTTTGGCCGCCAGCCCGGCGCCCGTGCAGACCGTCGCGAAGATCTTGACCTTGGGGTACATCTTGCGCAGGTAGTCGGTCACAGCGGTGACGTTGGGGTTCATGGTGCCCAGGCCGCCGGGCACGAagaggatgtcgaggtcgaggtcgtcggcaaacgtgtgcgtcggcgtgagcTTGGGCCAGAAGGTCGAGTTGGCTGGGTTCATCACGGCTGCCACGGTCTCGGTCGTGACTGGTTCCAGCGTCTCAGCGATCAGGTACAGGTTGAGCTTGTTGTTGGTGTGAGCGAGCTGCTGGAAGGGATCGAGCACGCCGTACACGTCGATCAGCTCGAACGCGCGGAAGAGCACCATGCCGATGTTGTTCAGCTGCGTCGTCCCGTTGAGCTGTGGTGCCGGGGCGGGGTTGAAGCACGTCGTGTTGTGctgcggcggaggggggcaCGACGTCTTGCCGGACTTTGcttgcgcgagcgcggcgagcgcggccgccatACCGAGGAGAGGCAGCTTGAGGAGCATCGTGTAGGCGTTGGCTGTTTGTCCTTCTTCCCACCCGTCAACGCGCTCGCCTTATGTACATGCCGCACATTTCTGCCCTCCTCGCTATGCTCGCCGAACGGCCCAGACCAGACCGCGCATGCGTCGGCATGCCGTGCATGCCAAGCCAATCGTATGGGCACATCAGCCACTAGCGAAACGCGCGGGGCGACGTGTTGCCCGACGCGACAATAGCGCCACATGAAATGGCTCAGTGCCATGCGGCAGATCGCCACGACGCACCAAATCAAACGCGCTAGCAATCACAATGCGGCAATTGTAATGACAGTTTTCATATGCATCTATGGATGGGCTCGCACAGCCTTTTATAACTCTACAATGTTCGTGGATGCACTATGCGCGATTaggcgacgacagcaagcgcgacagcggcgagggtaacgaggccgccgacaccaacGAAGCCAGGGCTGGCGGTGAcgaacgccgccgagcggctAGCCTCGACCGTCTTGTTCGAGGGCGAGTAGTCGTGGGGGTAGGTCGTGTTGGTACCGTTGCGGATCTCGAACGCGTCCGAgacgatgatggcgagcgtctggcgctgcgcgtcggtAAACTCGGCGTGGAGGAAGTAGCCCTTGCCGGCGGGTGCCGAGCTCTGCGTCTCAAGCGGGTAGCTGAAGTTGGAGGGCAGCTCGAACTCGGTCGCGTTGTACTCAaccttgccggcgccgtaGACGATGGTGCGGGGGAGCGGCAGGAGCGTGGTGTCGTTGTTGCGGAGCGTCACGCGGTACTTGTAGTGCAGGACCGTGGTGTTGGCGTCCGTGCCGTTGATGCCCACGGTGCCGTTCGTGCCGGTGATGGTCGTGTTGTGCTGCGAGCCGTTGACCACGGCAGTCGAgttgacctcgacgacggtgccgtTCGCCTCGATCGTCGTGTTCACCTCGACGGTGTGGTTGTCGATCGTGGCCGTGCCGTTGAACGTGCCGTTGAAGTCGGTGCCGTTGAGCTCGACAGTGTGGTTACCCTCGACGGTGGCGTTGTGGCCGACAGTAGTGTTGAGCTCGGCGGTGTGGTTGCCATcgacggtggtggtgttgccGTCAACAGTCACATTGTTCTGGACAGTGCCGTTGAGACCGTCCGTGCCGTTGACCAGCGTGGCGTTGGTCTCGACCGTGGCGTTGAGCAGGCCAGCGCCCTTAAGCCAGAAGAAGTTGGGGTGCGTGGCGTTGGGAGCAGTCACCCCTGCGTTGGTCAGCCATGTCCATCATGCACCTATGCGCCACTTACACCAGTCGCCCTTCTTGGGGAAGTAGAAGCTAATGTTGGAGAGGTACTTCTGGACGTAAGGGACCAGGACCTCAGGAATGGAGtcgttgccggcggcaacggccggcgtcgacggcgagggtgtGGGGGCAAAAGTGCCGATCGGCTGGATCGTCGCGCTGCCCGTGATGTTGGGCTGGATGGTCGGGATGCCGCTCACGTCCGGGAGGGGCGTCGTCCGGATGGGGTCAGTCACGATGGtccccgacggcggcgggggcgtgaCGGCGCTGATCTCGGGCGGGAAGCTCTCGGCCGGCGGGAACGAGGTGACGGGCggcgggtcgacgacggcgccgcttGGGATGCTGGCGGAAGCGTCCTGCGccaggacggcggcggggaggacaGCGAGCAGTGCAAAGGCGGTGCGGAACAGCATGGCTGGCAGTGGCGATGATGCGTGTGGggcaggaggagctgggTACAGCCGCCCGCGCCATGCTTATGTATCGCGAGCTCGTCTTTGCACGCGATGAAACCAGTGCTTTCGTCGCCACGGGTGCGCAGCAGCCAAGAAAGAAAACTCCAATGACGTCGTGCGGCATCATAACAAAGGAAAAAAAGTCAATGACA
It contains:
- the str3_2 gene encoding Siderophore iron transporter 3, translating into MGVGVGRELVAVAAGAPTPGNDDEKPQAVDIETGKGGGDADTLSQAQSSPTLERTDTRESFNQQIGVTKIETLYMVFGRGWKLVLLWASIALIAYVWSLAAITTSIYGAFATSYFGKHTIVGTIAVLTNLSAAITLPLLAKLCDVFSRPASLSLATVIFTIGYLLVAVAQNVQTVVAGETLYSAGRTGIYQIMHILISDMTPLQWRGLVLGAYSLGFLLNGFLAGFIASGIALSMGTGDGWRWGFGMFCIIIPVCVCPSIGIMFWGHARAKALGALSLASSTYARRRVLEGENAAPKRTAWEMTVYVFHAVDAVGLALFGFSFALLLSPPTLEKVVKNGYKNPALITMYAIGGALFIAFCIWEWKFARYPICPRRLLNRTFVACLFVDTLHFFSNYITDAYYNSWVYIVKPPWSDRNYAFFSNTYSTSMVVFAVITGVALRFTHKYRYIQLFGIVVRCIGEGLNFMTASPSHQGDGNFVAAKIIIGAGAGIVVCTTAVGAPASVPHADLAIAMSILHMVAQLGGSVAGAISATVWNTNVPRNLAKYLPDTDQATRDKIFGNIRLARRTKPHDMVVRAYSEAIRPLLIIAICTSVLAFFISLFGKEIYLDKSHNDVERHKIIAIRKNTETTDAVIQQQVKEAEERAAAQLQEKGR
- the MCH2 gene encoding putative transporter MCH2 is translated as MRKPSAEDLELGTRSGSGTTSTPDQTTLNAGSSSVDNNENEKEKYPTTMTADEEAGGARTDEAADEIELPNGGYGWVVVLCVLGVNACTWGVNTTYGVYSSYFLQHNYYAATQLDYAWVGGLSAAIAVAMGPLANFFVRKFGFKAPMYFGSVMVGLGQCCAGVAKSFGGFLACQGIVFGIGLGMLLVPSQPLVAHWFDKRLAFAQGIAQAGSGVGGVIWANTTPLLLQRVGVKLTLVINGVITMVILLIATFFIKGRHTAVGAKSASFHVSLVWTNFGFAWFLVWGALTIMAYFIAIYTLASYCTDGLGLTQKQGGAVMSILAAGQIVGRPVWGYALDRGGRVNMVIVSYLICGVATLAIWMPGRSFGLMALFGLLHGLTGGTIHSAATPVLTSIVGLQDLGSALAIYWVDLSVPSLVSQVLAILLVNYSRNHLGKTGADAYTISIGFCGALTFAGAFALYGSKRYLQGDFKVLKKS
- the inhA_1 gene encoding Isonitrile hydratase, whose product is MLLKLPLLGMAAALAALAQAKSGKTSCPPPPQHNTTCFNPAPAPQLNGTTQLNNIGMVLFRAFELIDVYGVLDPFQQLAHTNNKLNLYLIAETLEPVTTETVAAVMNPANSTFWPKLTPTHTFADDLDLDILFVPGGLGTMNPNVTAVTDYLRKMYPKVKIFATVCTGAGLAAKAGLLEGKVATTNKSAWQRTKAMGKANWISPARYVVDGKVWSSSGVTAALDLTFALIGTYWGVEAAADIAKGLEHIPAKPLEDPFSKLYNITPTEPLCHFAKDVKWPQL